The following nucleotide sequence is from Sulfurospirillum arsenophilum NBRC 109478.
ATGTTGAAACAGACAAAGTACTCACGGCATTAGCTAAAAAAGTAGCATCTGCTCAAAAGATTCCATTGCTTGAGGGCATTATTGCCACAGGCGATCAGTTTATCTGCGATGGTGTTAAAAAAGAGTGGATTCACACGACATTTAATGCCGATGCCACTGAGATGGAGGGTGCTTCAGTCGCTGTTGTGTGTGACGCACTCAATGTTCCTTTTTGTGTGCTTCGCGCCATCAGTGATGCTGCTGATATGGACGCAGGATTTAGTTTTGATGAATTCTTAGTCAGTTCTGCAAAAGAGAGTGCTCAGTTTATTATTGCAATGTTGGACGAACTCAGTCATGATCGAAATTAGTAAACGCCTTTTACGCATCGCAGGACGAACCAATGCCCACTACAATCTCATAAACGAAGGCGACAAGATATTGCTAGGTCTTAGCGGGGGCAAAGACTCCCTAAGCCTTGCACATGTTTTAAAACACATGCAACGGGTTGCTCCATTTGATTTTGAATTTAAAGCGGTTACGATTGCGTATGGCATGGGTGAAGATCTTCAAACATTGCATAATCACTGTTTGGAACATGAAATTGATCACGAGATTGTGGATACGAAGATTTTTGATCTCGCGCAAGATAAAATTCGTGAAAATTCCTCTTTTTGTAGTTTCTTTTCGCGTATGAGGCGAGGGGCCCTTTACACCTATGCGCTTGAGCATGGTTATAGTAAACTTGCACTTGCTCATCACCTTGATGATGCTGTGGAGAGCTTTTTTATGAATTTTTCACACAATGGAGCACTTCGCTCAATGCCCCCCATCTACAAAGCACAAAATGGCTTACAGGTGATTCGTCCGCTTATTCATGTACGTGAGCGTCAACTACGCGATTGTGCAATGGATGCCAATATGCCAATTATTGGAGATGAGGCTTGTCCTGCAATGCGTTTTGACGTCAAAATGCCTGTTATGCGTGCTCGTACGAAAGAGATGCTTGTTAACATGGAAAAAGAGAACCCCGATCTTTTTATTTCACTCAAAAAAGCATTTGAGAATATTCAAACATCCAGCTTTAGCGATGCACGTTTTTTAGAGCAATAATATAACGGAATAGATCTGCTTCGAAAGAAGCAAGCTTCAGTGCATAGCGCAGCGTAGGCTGTTAGGTTTTGCCTAGCCATCGCGTAAAGGTTAAAACCCTTCCAATAAAATTTTCCATAGCACATCGATCTGTTCATCATCCAGTGCTATGGTACTTTGTTCTTCAAAAAGTTGTTTTACATGTAAAAGCTCAAACGTTTGATTCCATGCGCATGTTTTATGTGCGGGTAAAAAAGCTCGAATCAGTGTTAAATCCTCTAAAATTTCTTCTTCACAGTTAAAGCAGATAAAATCATCGTGTAATCTTCCCTCATAGGTTAAAAGCTTGATATACGCTTCAATAGCAATACGTTTAGGGTTTTGTTTTTGCCAGATGCTTGAGCACATTTCTAAAAGATCAAAATAGAAGCTATCAAGAGTGGCTATATCTTTAAGATGCGTGTAAAAGAGTCTGATGAATGGTTGCCAGATGAGCATACGCTCTCTATGGTTGTTCCAAGGCGTTCCAAGGTGCATGATGGAGCGAAGCTGTGGTATAGATGATTTAAGAGATGGAATCGCTTCAAAGTCGATTTTATAGCCTAAGTGGATCGTAGAATGGCGAGCACCATAAAATCTATAAACTGTTTTAATACTATTTTGCGTTAAAATGGTGACAATTAAATCTTCGTCTTTAACACGATTCAAATTGATGATGTATCCTTGCATAGGGAATTTTAGCATCTCTGTATTTTTTTATTCTTAAATTTTAAAATTAAGTAAACTAATTTATATTTTAAAATTTATTGACAATTAATTTAAATTACGATAAGAAAAGACTGCAAACCTCGAAAAACAGTGTTTAATTGAAAAATAAGCATTATTTATGTATTATC
It contains:
- a CDS encoding 5'-methylthioadenosine/adenosylhomocysteine nucleosidase, giving the protein MKIAIMGAMVEEITPLLEFFGKYETIEHAKNRYYTTSYKGMDLVIAYSKIGKVNASLTASTLIEKFGAQKLLFSGVAGALNPSLKVGDLLVATKLAQHDLDITAFGHPHGYVPEGSVYVETDKVLTALAKKVASAQKIPLLEGIIATGDQFICDGVKKEWIHTTFNADATEMEGASVAVVCDALNVPFCVLRAISDAADMDAGFSFDEFLVSSAKESAQFIIAMLDELSHDRN
- a CDS encoding ATP-binding protein, with the protein product MIEISKRLLRIAGRTNAHYNLINEGDKILLGLSGGKDSLSLAHVLKHMQRVAPFDFEFKAVTIAYGMGEDLQTLHNHCLEHEIDHEIVDTKIFDLAQDKIRENSSFCSFFSRMRRGALYTYALEHGYSKLALAHHLDDAVESFFMNFSHNGALRSMPPIYKAQNGLQVIRPLIHVRERQLRDCAMDANMPIIGDEACPAMRFDVKMPVMRARTKEMLVNMEKENPDLFISLKKAFENIQTSSFSDARFLEQ
- the recO gene encoding recombination protein RecO, with the protein product MQGYIINLNRVKDEDLIVTILTQNSIKTVYRFYGARHSTIHLGYKIDFEAIPSLKSSIPQLRSIMHLGTPWNNHRERMLIWQPFIRLFYTHLKDIATLDSFYFDLLEMCSSIWQKQNPKRIAIEAYIKLLTYEGRLHDDFICFNCEEEILEDLTLIRAFLPAHKTCAWNQTFELLHVKQLFEEQSTIALDDEQIDVLWKILLEGF